From a region of the Panicum virgatum strain AP13 chromosome 2K, P.virgatum_v5, whole genome shotgun sequence genome:
- the LOC120686006 gene encoding protein ALTERED PHOSPHATE STARVATION RESPONSE 1-like — MGCGQSKMEEELAVRHCRERSELLALAIRHRYTLADAHHAYAESLRAVGAVLHDFLRGVQTLPPPPPEPELRLPQQRKGDGLPAASPPPAIASSSSAAPPLAKQVRIAPDDGHIHFQSDDDSDSDGGHIKFQSDEEPDRAQRRPEVVRSAGAPGPPPPQVGPPYGSGYAPPPYGPGYGYGYGSGPGPGPGPDYGGTGMNGGGYEPGYGGTGSGGYGQSYGGMGGGGGGSYEPGYGGMGSGAGAGGGYDPSYGGMGSYGQSFFNISYARSQPPPPSVSHEQRLQATDARVHYYSGDGEPQPPPRGYGSGYPYPPQSSSSYNQYAYGGYYGGGGAPAPPADIPSSSREPATPPPPPSPPRVSTWDFLNPFETYESYYEQPTAAAAPYTPSRSLKDVREEEGIPDLEDEDQMEVVKEAYGDEKHSGKGYMGNGKAAKEEGRSSTGDELPRKSKSSEASSSGSSLEHDVHVVEKSVVGEQVQRSEPWQHVAGLLPTGPEKIYVDDTEVVVEIRTQFQRASESAGEVSKMLEVGKMPYYQKSSGFKVSAMMICGIPTMEEEFLRFEEDKAMGCGNLSSTLQKLYMWEKKLLEEVKTEEKMRVLYDRKREELKMLDEKGAEADKLEATEIYIRKLSTKISIAIQVVNTISQKISKLRDEELWPQTCELIQGLMRMWSIMLECHQIQLHAISQAKNIDSMIDAAKFGDAHMDLIKRLELQLLDWIACFAAWVNAQKSYVNTLNEWLRKGVDYVPEETEDGAPPFSPGRLGAPPIFVICNNWAASVARISEKEVVEAMQAFASKVLNLWERHRSEQQQGMMANKGMDRDLRVMERDEQSMRKALEAQNKKLVLISNQSGVSLSAQVLHEGGPGAEIGGLQTSLKNIFEAMENFTAASVNTYKDLHLRAEEEKARVAQESGRVS, encoded by the exons ATGGGGTGCGGCCAGTCCAAGATGGAGGAGGAGCTCGCGGTGCGCCACTGCCGGGAGCGCTCCGAGCTGCTCGCGCTGGCCATCCGCCACCGCTACACGCTGGCCGACGCGCACCACGCCTACGCCGAGTCGCTGCGCGCCGTCGGCGCCGTGCTGCACGACTTCCTCCGGGGCGTCcagacgctgccgccgccgccgcccgagcccgagctccgcctcccGCAGCAGCGCAAGGGGGAcggcctccccgccgcctcgccgccgcccgcaatagcgtcctcgtcctccgccgcgccgcccctcgccaagCAGGTGCGCATCGCCCCCGACGACGGGCACATCCACTTCCAGTccgacgacgactccgattccgacggCGGGCACATCAAGTTCCAGTCCGACGAGGAGCCCGACcgggcccagcgccgcccggagGTCGTCCGGTCCGCGGGGGCGCCgggtcctccgccgccgcaggtgggACCGCCCTATGGCTCCGGCTATGCTCCGCCGCCCTATGGTCCTGGATACGGCTATGGGTACGGCTCTGGGCCTGGGCCTGGGCCTGGGCCTGATTATGGCGGAACGGGCATGAACGGCGGCGGCTACGAACCAGGCTATGGCGGCACGGGTAGCGGTGGCTATGGACAGAGCTACGGTGGcatgggcggtggcggcggcggcagctacgAACCAGGCTATGGTGGCAtgggcagcggcgccggcgccggcggtggctaTGACCCGAGCTATGGTGGCATGGGCAGCTATGGCCAGAGCTTCTTCAACATAAGCTACGCCCGCAGCCAGCCACCTCCGCCGTCCGTCTCACACGAGCAACGCCTGCAGGCCACTGATGCTAGGGTCCACTACTACTCCGGCGATGGTGAGCCACAGCCACCCCCACGCGGCTATGGTAGTGGGTACCCCTACCCACCCCAGAGCTCGAGCTCTTATAATCAGTATGCCTACGGTGGTTACTATGGTGGCGGTGGTGCTCCTGCACCTCCGGCAGACATCCCCTCTTCCTCCCGAGAGCCAGCCACACCGCCCCCACCCCCATCTCCTCCGAGGGTGTCTACCTGGGACTTCCTGAACCCGTTTGAGACATATGAGAGCTACTATGAGCAGCCAACTGCTGCAGCAGCTCCATATACTCCCAGCAGGAGTTTGAAGGATGTGCGCGAGGAGGAAGGGATACCAGACTTGGAGGATGAAGACCAGATGGAGGTAGTCAAGGAAGCATACGGTGATGAGAAGCATTCAGGGAAGGGTTACATGGGGAATGGGAAGGCGGCAAAGGAGGAGGGTAGGAGCAGCACGGGAGATGAGCTACCCCGCAAGTCCAAGTCATCTGAGGCCAGCAGTAGTGGGAGCAGCTTGGAGCATGATGTGCATGTAGTGGAGAAGAGTGTTGTTGGAGAACAAGTTCAACGCTCGGAGCCATGGCAGCATGTCGCAGGCCTGCTGCCAACTGGACCTGAGAaaatatatgttgatgacaCTGAGGTCGTGGTGGAGATCAGGACTCAATTTCAGCGCGCCTCAGAATCAGCCGGTGAGGTATCCAAGATGCTTGAGGTCGGGAAGATGCCTTACTATCAGAAGAGTTCAGGTTTCAAAG TCTCTGCAATGATGATTTGTGGTATACCGACAATGGAGGAGGAGTTCCTGCGGTTCGAAGAGGACAAAGCGATGGGATGCGGCAACCTTTCCTCAACGCTACAGAAGCTGTACATGTGGGAGAAGAAGCTTCTTGAGGAAGTCAAG ACTGAAGAGAAGATGCGGGTACTGTATGACAGAAAACGGGAGGAGCTGAAAATGTTGGATGAGAAAGGTGCAGAAGCTGATAAGCTTGAGGCCACCGAAATTTACATAAGGAAGCTATCAACAAAGATAAGCATAGCTATTCAGGTTGTGAATACTATTTCACAGAAGATCAGTAAATTGAGGGATGAAGAGTTATGGCCACAAACATGTGAGCTAATTCAAGG GTTGATGCGGATGTGGAGTATTATGTTAGAATGCCATCAGATACAGTTGCATGCTATATCCCAGGCTAAAAACATAGACTCCATGATAGATGCGGCCAAGTTCGGTGATGCTCATATGGATTTGATCAAGCGGTTAGAGCTTCAGCTACTGGATTGGATTGCTTGTTTTGCCGCATGGGTTAATGCTCAAAAGAGCTATGTTAATACGTTGAATGAGTGGCTGAGGAAAGGAGTTGACTACGTCCCTGAGGAAACTGAGGATGGGGCACCTCCTTTTTCTCCTGGACGATTAGGAGCACCACCAATCTTTGTCATATGCAACAATTGGGCTGCCAGTGTGGCAAGGATATCTGAGAAGGAAGTAGTTGAGGCAATGCAGGCCTTTGCATCCAAGGTTCTGAACCTCTGGGAGAGGCACAGGTCAGAGCAACAGCAGGGTATGATGGCTAATAAAGGTATGGACAGGGACCTTAGAGTGATGGAGAGGGATGAACAGTCAATGCGTAAGGCTCTGGAAGCACAAAACAAGAAGCTTGTTCTCATTTCAAATCAGAGCGGTGTATCCTTGTCTGCACAGGTCTTACATGAGGGGGGCCCTGGTGCTGAAATTGGTGGTTTGCAAACCAGTCTTAAGAATATATTTGAAGCCATGGAGAACTTCACGGCTGCATCTGTAAACACCTATAAGGATCTCCATCTTCGCGCCGAAGAAGAGAAAGCTCGAGTTGCCCAGGAGAGTGGCAGAGTTTCCTAG